GTTTCCCCACAGCACCTGGGCCCCGATCCGCGATCCGCGCGCGTGCGCGACATCCCGGTCACCCGGGTCCCCATGTCCAGGGCGAATCCGCTGCACTGGTTGCGGGCGGCGCGCACCGTGCGCGCCGCCGCCCGGGCCGCCGACGTCGTGCACACGCAGGCCATATCGGGCCTGCTCCCGTTCGCGCTGGCGCGCCCGAGTCGCACGGCCGCGTGGGTGCACACCGAGCACTGGTCGGCGCTGACGACGCCGGGTACCCTGCCGCGTTGGGCGCGACCGTTCATCCGGCCGATCTCGCGCCTGCTGGCCCGCCCCGACGTGGTCACCGCCGTATGCGAGCGCCTCGCCGCCCCGATCCGCGCCGTCCGCACGGGGCCGGTTCGCGTCATCGGTTGCGTGGTAGCGGCGCCGGCGGGCCTCGTCGATCTTGCGCCCCAGCCCGGCCCGCTGGCGCTGGTTGGTGTCGGCGCCCTGGTGCCGCGCAAGGGTCCGCTGATGGCCGTAAGGACCGTGGCGGAACTGGTCGATCGGGGTGTCGACGCGCGCCTGACCTGGGTCGGCGATGGCCCGCAGCGGGCGGATGCGGTCGCGTTGGCGCGCGACCTCGGTGTCGGCGAGCGGCTGACGCTCACCGGCTCGCTCGACGATGCTGGGGTCCGCGCGCGCCTCGACGCGGCCCGCCTCATGCTCATTCCGACGCTGGGCGACAACTTCTGCACCGTTGTGGCCGAGGCCCTGAGCCACGGCCGACCGGTGGTTTCCGGGATAGAAACCGGGGCAAGCGAGTACACGGCACCCGCGGTCGGGGCCTTCGTGGCGGATCAGACCCCGGGCGCGTACGCGGATGCGGTGCAGGCCGTCCTGGCCTCGACAAGCAAGATGAGCGCGGCGGATGTTGCGGCCACTCTGGGCGATCAGTTCTGGCCCGCCAACGTGGCCGGCGCCTACACGCGCATCTACGAGGACGTGGTCGGCGGCGCTTTGCGGCCCGCACCGGGCGGCACCCATGCAAAGTGACGAAGACCTGGACGTCGATGTCATCATCGCCGTCCACAACGATCGCAGGCCCCTGGAGCGTGCCGCCGCCTCGGTGCTGGAGGCGACCCGCGCCCGCGTGCGGGTGACGGTGGTTGCCCACAACACCGACCCGCGGGCCATCCGGGATCGCCTCGGTGCCCTGTATGCCGACCCCCGCCTGCGGTTGCTTGCGCTCGAAGACGGGATCCCCAGCCCTTCGGGGCCATTCAACCTCGGGTTGGACGCCGCCACCGCGCGGTACACCTCACTGCTCGGATCGGACGACTACCTGGCTCCCGGCGC
This is a stretch of genomic DNA from Rarobacter incanus. It encodes these proteins:
- a CDS encoding glycosyltransferase, coding for MRILIVTPWFPTTALPHSGVFVVRDAVALSGRHSVRVIHLVSPQHLGPDPRSARVRDIPVTRVPMSRANPLHWLRAARTVRAAARAADVVHTQAISGLLPFALARPSRTAAWVHTEHWSALTTPGTLPRWARPFIRPISRLLARPDVVTAVCERLAAPIRAVRTGPVRVIGCVVAAPAGLVDLAPQPGPLALVGVGALVPRKGPLMAVRTVAELVDRGVDARLTWVGDGPQRADAVALARDLGVGERLTLTGSLDDAGVRARLDAARLMLIPTLGDNFCTVVAEALSHGRPVVSGIETGASEYTAPAVGAFVADQTPGAYADAVQAVLASTSKMSAADVAATLGDQFWPANVAGAYTRIYEDVVGGALRPAPGGTHAK